The nucleotide sequence AGTGCCAGTATGagtgtaaaagaaaacaattctTATCTCTGAtttgtcatcagtttttttcatgtgtgagtGCCTGATGGGCGTCAGTAATATCTGGTCAGATTCATTTCATACCAGTTCATGAAAAAAACTCAAGACTGGTCTTTTTATGGCATGTACATGTAAGTGGTCACCTGGGCCAGATGGACACATGCAGTGGCCACTGAGCTACACTGCTTAATATAGTATTACACATGTTATTAAAGTAACTGACTGTGTCACAGCCACAGCGGAGGTCTGACACACATTTCCAGAACCAGTTCCACAACTTAAACCTCAGAGAGGCGTGAACAGAATAGTAATGAGCAGGGAATGTGGTTTGGTGGAAATGGGGAGAGTGTTGCCTGGGAATTAAGAACTCATCAGAGCAGAGATAGCTTAACTGACAATTGACTAAAAACTGACAAACTACGTGCAACCACATTTGTCAAAACATAACGGCAGATATGTAAATAGTTTTGATAACACTGAAATTTTGGATGGTAGCTGCACTGAACCACAGATTATACTGAATAGGTCAGGGTTAGGATAGAATGGCCAGGTTGGTTGGTGTTGACaaaaaggctacagtaactcagataaccactttTTACAACTGTAGCAAGCAGAAAAGCATCAGAATGGACATGTTGAATCTTAAGgcagatgggctacaacagcagaagacccCGGCAGGTTCCATGGGAAGAGGCTCAACAAAACTGGACAATTAAAGGCTTGAAAAACGTGAGACACGAAGATGGTAGGGTCCGAATTTTGGTGTTAACGACATGAATCCATGGAGCCAAAgtgccttgtgtcaacagttgaggctggtggtggtggtgtaatggtgtggagAGTGTTTTCTTGGGACACAGGGCTCTTTATTGTCAATCAATcatctgaatccaatagaacaccttTGTGATGTGCCAGAATGAGAAATTGGCAGCATGAACGTGCAGCTGACAAATGCAATCATGTCAAGAGGGACCAAAATCCCTAAGGgatgtttccaacatcttgtgcaATTCATGCCACGAAGACTTGAGGTTGTTTTGAGAGCAACGGAGGTCCCTACCCAGTGatagtatggtgttcctaataaagtgctcagtgagtgtatgcATTCTAAACTTGAGTGTTCAATACAAAAATTTGTTGTGACACCGCATGTCCAACAGATGGCAAACTAGATGAAAACTGTCGAAATAAGCAAGATTAGTCTTTATTCTAACCCAGATTTCTGCCTTGAGTAATACCAAgatcacactcactcacagctGTGTTATTTTTTGATAAACAGTAACACCAAAGTAAAAACCAAGGTGACAGATTTCCTGCTATAAACTTGTTCCGTGTTGAACCTGGATGCAAGaacaatcacacacacctcctcaaATGCCTTTGAAATTACTAAAACAATgatctgtatttaaaaaatctgatttctttGGCACCCGGAAATGAACAGGGCAATATTACGCTTTATATGCATCATATTACATCCATCAGTTATGACAAATGCTATTTGCTGGACATGGGAATCATGACTGCAGAACAAAAAATCAGCTCATGTCATACTCTAGTCTTCTCCTTCCGCCTGATATGTTCAGCTGCCTTATCACTGGTATCATTTGCATCCTGTGGATAAAGATCTCTGATTGCTTCACAGTTCAGCAAAATCTTTGCTGTGAGTTTCCCTTAAGCTGCTGAATACACTGTCACATACAATAGCTCctgtagtttcatttttagactcgactgcagcagagaaagcagagttgtttaaaatgctgctttttttttttttttagaatacctgctccttgttttctgctctctttaCAATATGTTACAATACGTTTGCAAACTACAtttttcagtcatatcacataTGTATGTAGTATGTTAAAGTGTGGCAGAAATACAAAATCTTATGTACAATAAAGAGCTGCGGATACACTTCATGTCCAGATGAACAAAGCATCTCATGTACAGTATTCAAACAATTAAAATTGAGGCATTAAATGAGGTCTTTGGctttgtcttcttcttcattcttcATTGTATCACTGGAGATGTAACCATATACAACACTACATGATTCCTGCAGACAATCTGAGGGTTCAAAGCTTGGTTTGATTTCACTGAATGCAACCTCTTGTGGCTGAGATAAATACCCCACTGTGGAGTTAAAGTAAATCTTGTTTGTGATGCATGTCATTTGCTGAGGGGCCGGTCCCTCGAAGAGCAGCGTGGCTGACTGTGGACAGTAGTCTTGGAGTGGAACAGAGGTTAGAGACAAGGATGGAGCAGAGAACTTGGAACAAGGAGAAGGTGGCATGTTCAGGGATTCAGGATCTCTCCATGTGGTTGATTCATTTGGAGGAGTGTGGGTATTTAGGATCTCAATTTCACAGCTGATGCACTCCTCCACCTTGTGAGGCTGCACCCTCTCACCAGTCTATACAAACAAGTAGAGGGGGttaaaataatgtatatttAAGGCAAATAATTACACAAATTTAGATAGGAGCAGGTCCATATCTGTAGGATTCAAGTACACAAAATAGTGTGTGTGACTAGAGTGTATGTATGCTATCGCTGAATAGCCAATgtcagcattaacagctgtttgcttaCCTTTCTTGGTAAGCAAGAGCTCCATCCTTGTCTCTAACCTCTGTTCCACTCCAAGACTACTGTCCacaatgctaatgctaacattagcattaacgttagctatgtagcgatagcaaaaactaaacaaatggCACCTTTAATACTCTTAAAACCAACTTTGTACCAAGAGATAAATTATTCTACATGTTTTGAAAGCAGGTTGATGAGTTGCTTTCTGATGATGTATTTGAATGCAAGTAATGAGTCACCTGAATATACAGAAATGTGGTTATGATATCTATAATAAGCTAATAAACAAGCTCAATTTTTAAAACCACTGTAAAGGGGGCATTGCGCTAGTTATGTTGTAAAGTGCATCAATTTTAGTTTATTGAAATAGTTTAATATTTCCTTGAATGAATATTACAAAGTATTATGTGCTAAATGCATCTTATAATGAAAAAATTGtagctgttttctctgtgcatATTTTGATTGTGTGAGTGGTATATCCATACCTCTTGCAGGAAGCTGTGTAACTCAGAAGTTCTGATGTCCATACCAGCAGGATAAGCAAATACCTTCTTCAGCCCTCTCCTCAGcctggaagaaaaaacaaacaaacaaacaaaaaagataagataaaaagAGAGGCCCCGGGTATCTTCTGGAGGAATGAATGTTAAAGATTTGAAGATGAAGTTACTCACGTTTTTCTTCTAGGCCAAAGGAGAACAGTACAGCCCAGCAGTAATAAGATGGGAGTCAGTATCTTGGCTAAGTGAGCAGTGTCTACCAAAGGAAACAGAGGTTGAGCAGCTTCTACAACCAAACAGTAGAAATCAAGGCTGTGCACCAGAAtctgagaaaaacaataataaaaaatatatatattgtatattgtatctCTGTGATTGCACTGGATGTTGTAGAGCTCACAGTTGGCTTTGGTTGTGATTCTGATTTTGGCTGGTTCTCCAGGCCCTTTCTTTGTGAGAGCGCTCACAGAGAAAACATACTTATGGCTCTGCTTCAGACCCTCTATGGTCACAGACTTCTTCTGAGGGTCTGACACGTTGAACATTCCTAAATGCACACAAGATTATTATTGCCTTTCATGTTGTTGATCAGCATCATAACTCAAGCATGACTAAAATCAGTGTTTATCTGACGAAAGAAATGTATCGTTATTTGTTCAAACTTAAATGTATGATTGTCACAATAGTTTGCATCTACACTATAAGTTATTACATTTTGcataacatttatattttgcaTAGAAAGAGATCAAGAATTATTGACACTGGAAGCTGTCCTGTGCACCTACTTGCAGTATGACCTCCAAATTCCTGTACAATAACCAAGTAACCAGTGATGAACGCCGGATGAGATGGATCAGCCTCATTGTAATGCCATTCCAGTGTCACAGTTGAGGAAGTAATCTGAACAGGTTCAACTAGACTAGGGGACTGAACAGCTTCTGGGAAAAAGGGAGGTGGTTTTCAGGAAGGAAGACAGATAGAATCTAATCTAAGAATCTATGAAAGCAACACACTTCTAACAGCAATGCAACTTCCCTAGTTGATGTCAACCCAAAGGGACTTTCTAGCTGACACCTGCATTGTTGTGCAGAAGTCAGAATCTGTTGATCTTCGATCTGATAGAAAGTAGCTTCTATATCAGACATCAGTAGTTAAGATAAATATTTGCATTGCCttcttgtctctgtttctttatgctcaCTCCTTTCTGCATAtctgaaaaacaggaaagacagTGTCTTGTGCATCGATGTGATCTGGGGTATGTCTTCATTAGAGCCTTGGATGAAGACATCCTGTGTCAAAACCTCAGGTCACACCTTATGAAACACCTAATTAATCTCATGAACAAATATGGTTGACAGATGTGTATAACACTTACTAAGCTCTCGTGAGTATCCAGTCTGTATCTCCAGTAGTCTGTGTCCATTTTCTGTGCATCCATAGATATTAAATGTATACCTGGTACCTGCTTCAAAATTTCCTGCAAAATAAAGGTGTATGAcgataaatgacaaaataggAAAATCTTAAAGGATGCATTTAGAGTGACCACtaaaggaaaacaataaaacaaacacttaccAGCAGCGAGGAATAATGTGTTGTTTCCCTCTGGCAAATGTATCCATTGCAGAGTACAAGGCACTGCATTTCCCAGGACGCACCACTCCACTGTAAAGCCACAAGTAGCAGTGTCCTCTTCAGCCCAGGAGAGATTGAAACCACCAGCTGAGCTGCTGTTCAACTGCTTCTCTACTAGCAGGTTCTctggacagaaaaacaaatttaacaaaTTTTACCACTTGATATGTACAAACTGCTGAATATCTTAGATTgtggatgagaaaaaaaacacatttagttcaaaacaaaatatctaAAGTGATGAATCCAGAAAAATAGTAGTGATGGTAGAttcaaaacacaacactaacaacaaacaagtttttagacattttatctAAGAATGATTTTCCTCTCACTGTACAATGACCATCTAATGGCAGAAATATAAGCTACTGATCGCCACCAGTAtcagttttttcctctgtcGACTCCATTTTTTGTAATACAAACTTGCCAAGGACAACAAGTTAGCAATATGACGTGATGGGAGAAGCGTGTATGTGTAATTCCAGCTAAATTGAGAGAATCTAAGCTGACTCCGTGGTACTCACTGGTATCGTCCAACTTTGGGATGGTGATGTGAGCAGGGATGGAGGGGCCATTGCGCAGGATAGCCTCAACAGTGAAGTCATACTGCCCCGGACCAATGGGGACCTCTGCCTGGGTCTGTTCACTGTCTAAAGCAGGTATCAACTCAGTCCTGTTTTGCCCTTCCTGCGACCCCTGAACTGTGAAACCTTGGATAGTTGCTGAGCCAAGATCATCCTGAGAACAAAGATAGTGATGAAAGTTCAAGCTGTGGTGATATATGTTACCTTAACTAAACCAAACAGAGTTTGTGCACCATTACACCAATACTTGTGCCAGAATGACACATCTGtaggaaaacagacacagacaaaaaacagacaagtcTCACCAGCTTCCACAATAGTGTAACTTGACGACTGTAGGGGTCAGACATCTGCTTTATTCTCCTCCATAAGTCTAAGGTTACAAATGGATCTGAGGAAAGCACATGAAGATTATTTGTTTAGGTGTCACAGGCATCAACAGATCTTTCAATACCACT is from Lates calcarifer isolate ASB-BC8 linkage group LG13, TLL_Latcal_v3, whole genome shotgun sequence and encodes:
- the osmr gene encoding leukemia inhibitory factor receptor isoform X2 codes for the protein MTVSVSICSVWSVFHSGFTIHRFSTERMKSFRISLINLLGLYLIFSEDHSGCCLDTVWQPPRPNISPLQAISDKQSLVVSWLVNHSGLAGNIYEIQISRTENHIIIYSANVSVPSTDTHQYTWTWTSDLPLECVNHSVRIRHFYNQSFLSPWSEWATNNGAEAKDKTKLFPFQQVLREGTSGVFCCVPPVGVNITNITLSKKKYPIISIGTRVKAIVVPNLTIPKNPRKALLLTCSDTSGKGDSYIWNYVSFPPQKPRHLSCVTSDMTTVTCTWDPGRARDLYDHNKQTCTLHIENSDQAPVTCGPSSCTFQAIPDLEEYNISVVVKDQLGEETASYSFNISERVSPVTEWGGVSPGMTDTTVSWIVQGNLTQMNLLCQVAVDPGSTTELNCKSVSDPCKVKLQHLLPSTRYSTRVRCSVNGRFWGKWTKPIPFTTYPFVTLDLWRRIKQMSDPYSRQVTLLWKLDDLGSATIQGFTVQGSQEGQNRTELIPALDSEQTQAEVPIGPGQYDFTVEAILRNGPSIPAHITIPKLDDTKNLLVEKQLNSSSAGGFNLSWAEEDTATCGFTVEWCVLGNAVPCTLQWIHLPEGNNTLFLAAGNFEAGTRYTFNIYGCTENGHRLLEIQTGYSRELTVQSPSLVEPVQITSSTVTLEWHYNEADPSHPAFITGYLVIVQEFGGHTARMFNVSDPQKKSVTIEGLKQSHKYVFSVSALTKKGPGEPAKIRITTKANYTAHLAKILTPILLLLGCTVLLWPRRKTLRRGLKKVFAYPAGMDIRTSELHSFLQETGERVQPHKVEECISCEIEILNTHTPPNESTTWRDPESLNMPPSPCSKFSAPSLSLTSVPLQDYCPQSATLLFEGPAPQQMTCITNKIYFNSTVGYLSQPQEVAFSEIKPSFEPSDCLQESCSVVYGYISSDTMKNEEEDKAKDLI
- the osmr gene encoding leukemia inhibitory factor receptor isoform X1, which codes for MTVSVSICSVWSVFHSGFTIHRFSTERMKSFRISLINLLGLYLIFSEDHSGCCLDTVWQPPRPNISPLQAISDKQSLVVSWLVNHSGLAGNIYEIQISRTENHIIIYSANVSVPSTDTHQYTWTWTSDLPLECVNHSVRIRHFYNQSFLSPWSEWATNNGAEAKDKTKLFPFQQVLREGTSGVFCCVPPVGVNITNITLSKKKYPIISIGTRVKAIVVPNLTIPKNPRKALLLTCSDTSGKGDSYIWNYVSFPPQKPRHLSCVTSDMTTVTCTWDPGRARDLYDHNKQTCTLHIENSDQAPVTCGPSSCTFQAIPDLEEYNISVVVKDQLGEETASYSFNISERVSPVTEWGGVSPGMTDTTVSWIVQGNLTQMNLLCQVAVDPGSTTELNCKSVSDPCKVKLQHLLPSTRYSTRVRCSVNGRFWGKWTKPIPFTTYPFVTLDLWRRIKQMSDPYSRQVTLLWKLDDLGSATIQGFTVQGSQEGQNRTELIPALDSEQTQAEVPIGPGQYDFTVEAILRNGPSIPAHITIPKLDDTKNLLVEKQLNSSSAGGFNLSWAEEDTATCGFTVEWCVLGNAVPCTLQWIHLPEGNNTLFLAAGNFEAGTRYTFNIYGCTENGHRLLEIQTGYSRELKAVQSPSLVEPVQITSSTVTLEWHYNEADPSHPAFITGYLVIVQEFGGHTARMFNVSDPQKKSVTIEGLKQSHKYVFSVSALTKKGPGEPAKIRITTKANYTAHLAKILTPILLLLGCTVLLWPRRKTLRRGLKKVFAYPAGMDIRTSELHSFLQETGERVQPHKVEECISCEIEILNTHTPPNESTTWRDPESLNMPPSPCSKFSAPSLSLTSVPLQDYCPQSATLLFEGPAPQQMTCITNKIYFNSTVGYLSQPQEVAFSEIKPSFEPSDCLQESCSVVYGYISSDTMKNEEEDKAKDLI